GGCCCATTCCCGCCACGGCCAGCGAGAGGCGCTGGCGCATTCCCACCGACAGCCCGGACACGGGGCGGGCTTGATCGCGCTGCGGGATACCGGCTTCCTGCAGGGCCTGGCGGCGTTCTCTTTCCCCCAGCCCGCGCAGGCGGGCATGAAAAGCGATGATTTCTGAGGCGCTCAAGACGGGGGGGAAAGAAGCTTGTTGAGGCAGGTAAGTGAAATGGCGGCGGACTTGCCGGTTGTTGCGGCTTTGGCGCAAGCCGGCGATGGAGATGCTTCCCGAGTCCACCTTCAACAGTCCCGCCACGCAGCGAAGGATGGTGGTCTTGCCGCTGCCATTGGGTCCCAACAGGGCCACCGATTGTCCCGCCTGGACGCAGAAGGACACCTCTTGCACGGCCGGACGCCCCTGGTAAGACTTGCTGAGTCCCTGCACTTGCAGCAGCGGCTTCATCGGCGCAACCTCCAGCAGGCCAGACATCCCGCCAGCAGGGATCCCAGGGCCGCCGCCACTCCCGCCGGCCAACTGCGGCGGCTCAACTGAGCCAGGGCGGGCATGCTTTCAACTCCGCTTACCGGCTTCAGGCGGGGCGCGTCGTCGAACTGCTGGCTGGAGGGTACCAGAGGAAAGCTGCGCTCGGCGGCCGCCAGGGTCTCGGCTGCTGCGCTGGAGAGATAGAGGCGCAGCAGTGGACGGCTGCCCTGCAAGTATTCGAAGGCGTCCTGCAGGCGGTGGGGAACGTCGCCCACGCCGTCGTCATCGAGGTCGTAGCCGCGGTAGTCGGAGTAGTAATTGCCTTGTCCTTGCGGACTCCAGTCGGCCTTGGCCCTGCCCACCGTATGCAGGGTGCTGGAGTTGTCGATGAAGTCGTTGAGCGTGAAGCGGTTCTCCAGCGAACTGGCGTAAAGCACCAGTCCGATGTCGTTGTAGGCCACCAGGTTGCGGCGGAAAACATTGCGGTGGGAGCTGTCGAGAAAGATGCCGCGTCCATTGTTGACGATCAGGTTGCTCTCGGCCACCGAGTCGATGCATTCCTTGAGGAGCAAGCCGAAAGCGTTGTAGCCGCGCCGGTTGTTGACAATCAAGTTGTGGTTGAAGCGCACCCGTTCGGTGTACATCACCGCCACACCCGCTATGCTGTCGCGGAAGACGTTGCGGCTGAAGGTGTTGTCGCTGCAGTACATGTAGTGGACGCCGTAGCGCAGATCGGCGAACTCGTTGTCCTCAACCGTGTTGAAGTCGGCGTGGTCGAAATAGACTCCGTCGCGGACTTGGCGCACGTCGTTTCGGCGCAGCAAGTTGTGGTAGGCGTCATAGAGGTGGACGCCGGCCCCCCGCTGCCCCAGCGGCTTGTGGGCGCGTCCCCGGATGCGGTTGCCTTCGATCAGGGCCCGCCGGCAGCCGTCGAGATAAATGCCGAAGAGGTTGTCGAGAATGTGGTTGCCGATAACTTCAGCCTGGCGTCCTTTGACGCGCACGCCGGCATCGCTGACCATCATGTTGTTGCCCGACCCGCTGATGGTGAAGCCTTCAATACGGACCCCGTCGGCCAGAACCAGAACCACGTCGCCGCTGCCTTGCCCCCGAAGATGCGCCTGTCCGCCGCCCAAGAGAGTAACGGGTTTGTCTACGATCAGATTCTCCCGATACTCGCCGGGAAGGACGGATATGACTTGTCCCGGGGCGGCCGCCTCGATGGCCTCCTGAATGGAGGTGAATTCGCCGGACGGACCGACCTCCACCGGTTGAACCGAAGTTCCTCCCGTAGCCAGCGTGGTGAACAAGGCGAGCGTCATCGTCAACAACGTCTTCATGGATGATTCTCACTCTTGACGACCGCCCAGGTAGGCGGTCAACAGCGCGGCGGCCAGAAAGAGCCCGAAGATCAGCATGGCGTAGCTTCCGCCTCCCGGGTAGCTCTCGATCCAAAAATTGGCCACCTGCACGCGTCCGAAGAAGGGCGGGGTGAAGGGAGCGACGGTGACGGCGGCGGTGGGGTCGAGGTTGTGTCCGTATTCGTAGAGCCGCGAGTAAAAGGTCCAGGCCGCGAATCCTCCGAAATAGAGATAGAGGACCGTGATGTCCACCAGGTCTTTGACGCTGCCGAAGACCAGGGCCCGCAAAATGATGAGCAGCAGGAAACCGACCACGAACGGCATCCAAAGAAACTCGGAGAAGTCGCTTTCCAGCAAAGGACGCATCCCGATGTAGTGATTGAGCGAGTTGATCTCGCGAAGATCATCGCGGTTGGGCGTCTTCTGGCCTTCCAGGTGGTCGATATAGATGGCCAGCCGCAGCGGATCGGGATACTGGTTGGACTGAAAGGACATGGTCCAGAGCGGAAAGTAGAAGATGAAGGGCGCCGCCAACAATGCCAGCAGCAGAAAGAGGCGGGCCTTGGAGTTGATCGGAGACTGCAGAACGGCTTGTTGAGCTTCTAAACGTTTGCCCATTTCAGTCCTCCAAGGTTGGATGCGCCGGAGGGCGGCTCCCCCCGGCCATCGTGTTTGGAGCTAGCGAGCGACCTCATACCGCCGAGAGCATTGGGCTTTCAGCGCGGTCGCTGAAACTTGACGCGTGTGTGAACTTGTTGGCCACCTACCGGCCCTAGTGCAGTGCGTCAAAGGTTTTGAGCCACTCTGTGGCGTTATCCCACGCTTTCAGCGTTCGCACATTTGCCGTCTGAAACCCAGGGTGGCGCCGCCGTCTCGCTTGCGCTCGCCGGGGCTGACCCTGGGCTGGCGAATCGCTCGCCTTCAGCGAGCCCGGACTTGACTTCTAACACAGTCGCTGAGCTGGCGAATCGCTCGCCTTCAGCGAGCCCGGACTTGGCTTCTAACACAGTCGCTGGGCTGGCGAATCGCTCGCCTTCAGCGAGCCCGGACTTGACTTCTAACACAGTCGCTGAGCTGGCGAATCGCTCGCCTTCAGCGAGCCCGGACTTGACTTCTAACATAGTCGCTGGGCTGGCGAGTCTGTCCCTGTCAGGGACAAGAACGGCGGCCCTGGCTCAGAACTTATGACCGGCAGCACTAGCGCACCAGCATGTAGCCTTGCATTTCCTGATGAAGAGCCGAGCAGAAGTTGGTGCAGTAGTAGGCGAAGACTCCCGGCTTGTCGGCGATGAAAGTGACATGCTTTGTTTCTCCCGGATCAACCACGATGTTGATGTTGTAGCCGTTGATGCCCAAGCCGTGAAGCTCGTCGGTAGTCTGCTCGATGTTGGTGATGTGGATGCTCACCTCGTCGCCCCGTCGCACCTCGAAGCTGGTGGGATGCATCGTCGAGCGCACCGCCGCCATCTTGACGTCGACACGGTTGCCTGAACGGGTCACTCCGGCGTCGGCGATGTCGAAGATGGCCATTGGATCGTCGTTCTCCGCCTGAGGGTAGACCTCGATAGGATTGAGCAGCTCGCGCGGGCAGGCCTGGGCATAGTGAGGCTCGGGTTCGGTGAAGGCGTCATAGAGCAGCCGCATGCTTTCGCCGCTGATATCGATCAGTTGGCTCGATTCGGGCTGGGACGGTCCTACGTTGAGGTGGCGTCCATGGGAGAGCTTGTTGAGGGCAATGAGGTAGTCGCCTGAAGGCTGCATGGAGTCGCCTCCGGGAACCAACAAATGCCCGATGTTGTAACTGACGGGAATGGTGTCCAGCACCTCGCCCGTTTGCGGGTCCCATTTGGCCACCGCGCTGTCGATGAAGAGGCTGGTGTAGGCGTTGCCCCGGTTGTCGAACTGGGTGTGCAGCGGACCCAAACCGATCTGCACCTCGCGCTCCATCACGCTCTCGTAGGTGAGGACGGGGATGCCGTCTTCGTCGCCGCTGAAGTCCCGGTCCTGAATGGCCTGCAGCATCTTGTCGAAGCTGAAGACGGTGGTGATGGCTTCCAGCTTGCCGCTGGTGACGAAGAAAGTGCCGTCAGGGCCGAAGTCGACTCCGTGAGGGCTCTTGGCCACCGGGATCAGATAGGCGATTCCGGGATTCTCGGCGGGGTCGAGCACGTCTACACCACCGATCTTCTGTCCCTTGCCGTCGGCGACCGCTTGAGCCGCCAGCTTCCAGTTGACGGCGATGGCGTAGTCGCGGTCATTGGCGCTGGCCGTCTTCTCCAGTTCGCCGATGGCCCGCTCGGAGTTGTAGCAGGTCCACAGCGCCCATTCGGCTGAAGGGCCGCGTCCGGTGGAGCCCAGGTCCCAATCGAAAGGCGGAGTCACGATCTGGAACCCCATGCTCATCTCCCCGCTGTCGGGATCGACCTTGACGGCTCCCACCAGGCCCTTGTAGTCGGTCGCGTAACCTTCGATGGTGGCGTAGGTCCCCTTGGGTATGGGGATGCCGAAACGCGAGGCGAAGAGGATCATTTCGGTGTTTGCGGTCACGAAGGCGCTGCCGTGGTTGCCCGACAGATTGGCGATGGGACCGTAGATCTGCTTGGTCTTGAAATCGCGCAGGTCGATCCGGGCTAAACGGGCGTTGGCGTTGTCATTGACGAAAAGCCAACGGCCGTCGTAGACGCCCTCGGTCTTGGAGAGCGAGGGATGGTGGACGTCGCCCCATGTGAAGTCGCCCAGCATTTCCCGGCTCTCGTCGTCGAACCCGTATCCGGTCGCGGGATAGGGCGCGAAGACCGGAATGGTGGAAATATGGCGCATGGAGGGGATTCCGGCCACGTAGACGTTTCCGGAATGTCCGCCCGAGTAAAACAGGTAGTGCTGGTCGAGGTCGCCTGGCGGCACGTAGGCCGCCGTGGCGGCATCGGCAGCGCTTCCCGTGGCGGCTCCGCGTCTTTGCGGTTCTCCTCCTTGACAGGCGAAGAACCCCAAAGCGAGCGCCGCCACAACAATCAAAGTCCATCCCCATCTGGGGACTCCTAACGTCTTGCCAAACATCACTTACCTCCTCTTGGTTCGGCCTCTGAGGCTAATTCTCTTCTTGGCTCTCGGCTTGTTGAGCCTGGTATCTCTCATAGGCGATTTCCAGCAGCCGTACGGCCTCCAGCCGCTCCTCGCGGCTCAGCTCGATCTGCTTGGAAAGCACCACTTGCATGGTTCCCGTGGGATTGAGAAGAAACGACTCCAGGGTGCGCCCGAAGCGTCTGGGCGCGTCCTCCACGGCCAGGGCCAGGTCGGGACCGATCTTGGTGGCCGATTCGACCCCAAGGCTGGACACGTCATGACAGATGAAGCAGGTGTTCTCCACGAAGAAACGGCCCTCGCCTTCCATCATCATGCGTTCGCGTTCCAGTTCTTCCTCGGTGGGTATGTCCCGGATCACTCCCCCCGGATACATCTCCAGAGGCAGTTCGACGTCCTTCCAACTCATCAGCAGCAGCCCGATGCTGCGGGCCTCTTCGCTGTTAAAGCCGAAATCGGGCATCACCGTGTCCGGCGAATAGCTCTTGGGCTTCTGCAAATGCGCCACCTGCCAGGAGAAAAAGGAAGGGATGGTTGTCAGGCGCGAGTAGTCGTAGTGCTCGGGCGATTTGTCTCCCACGAAGGTCAGGTCGGGGCCGATCGAGCCGCCCCGCTCGTTGATCACGTGACAGGCCCGGCAGCCCTTATCCCGGATCAGCCGCTTCCCTTTATTGATCTGTTCGGCCCCCTCGGTCTGCTTGTCGTAGCGGTGGCAGGTGTTGCACTTGATTTGCGTGAAGGTCCACTCGTCTTGCATGCGGTAGTCTTTTCCCAACTGGCTGTCCAGCAGCGGATCCTCCCAGTGAGCCACCCATCCGTGGGCGTCGGGCAGGCGGGTGGCGAAGCCCTGGCCGCCGTGACACAGAGTGCAGCCGAAGTCCTCCACGGGATGCTTGTCGAGATAGCCGGGCGGGTGGGAGCTGAAAGGCTGAGGGGCGTTGCCCAGGCCCTCCCAGGTCACGCCCAGATGGCAGCTCGTACAGCGGTCCACCCGCCGGGCTTCTTCAAGCCACACTTGCTGCAGGCCCATGGGCGTGGCGGCGGCCCGCTCTGGTCCGAAGCGCTCCTCGATAAGGGCGCGGAACTCTTGCTGGTAGGCCTGGTAGGGGGGAGCGGCCTGGTCCCAGATGACCCAGAGGCAGACCAGCAGGGAGAGAAAACTGAAAGCCCACAGCAGGGGACGGTCCTTTGAGAACACGGTGCTGTCTCCTAAAGACGGCTGGGATGCGAGGGCCACTGTTGCCAGGGCCAGTAGAAATCCCAGAAGGGCCCGCGCATGAAGGTGGCCACTACGGTCAGGACCACCAGCGCCAGGCAAATCAGCAAGAAAATCGTATTGGCCAGGCGTCGGCGGGAATGGAACCACACGGCCACGGTGGACGGTCCGCTGCGGTCCAGGCTAGGAACCAAGAAGGCCCATAGCAGCAGCAGTCCGGGAATCAGGACGCCGCCCACAAGTGCGCCGTTGAGGGTCCATGCGCCGATACGCACGGTCGTGATCGTCACCAGTTCCTGAAGCCAAAGGAAGTACCAGGGCGCTTTGGCCGGGTTTGGCGTCACCTGGGGATTGGCGGCTTCTTCCAGCGGCGCTCCCAGCCATACGGCCAGCACTCCCGCGACGAACATGGTCAGAAGCCCCACCGCCAGCAGCCGCCTCACCAGGCCGGGAACCGTCTGCACCTGATGGCGGTCTTCCCGCACCAGCGCCGACTGCACCGTCGCCGTCGTTCCTCCGCTCACTCCCATCAGGGTGTAGGTCTTGTTGGGCGAGGGCTCGGCCGGCTCGGCCTTTTCCTGCAAGGCCGTCTGATCGTGGCTGGCCAGCCCGCCGTCCTTGTGGATGCGCCACATGTGCCAGACGAAGATCAGGGTCAGAATGAGGGGCAGAAAAACGCAGTGCAGCACATAGAAGCGGATCAAGGTATTCTGATTGATCTCGTGTCCCCCCAAGAGCAGAAAGCGCAGTTCCTCCCCGATCAGGGGCACGGCTCGGGCGATGTTGGTTCCTACGGTGATGGCCCAGTAGGCCAACTGGTCCCATGGGAGCAGGTATCCCGTGAAGCTGAGAAGGAGGGTCAGCAACAGAAGTACCAAGCCCAGATACCAATTGAGGGGCCGGTTCTGGTTGGCCATGACTCCGTTCTTGTAGGCCGAGGTCAGAAAAACCCGCACCATGTGGAGAAAGACTACGGCCACCATCAAGTGAGCGGCTATGCGGTGGACAGCCCGCAGGAAGGCTCCGAAGCTGACGGCGTATTCAAGGTCTTTGACCGAGCCGTAGGCGCGTTCCACCGAAGGTACGTAGAGGAACATCAGGACCACGCCCGTCAGGGTCAGCAGCAGGAAGAGAAAGGCTGAGACGGTCCCTAGCCAGAAGGAGTAGGTTGTGGCCGCCGAGCGCTTGTTGACCTTGCTGGGAAACCAGTGGAGATAGAAGTTGCGGACGACTGCATCTCCGGCTTCGCGCGCGCTTCTGGGCGTCCAGGTCCAGGTCAGGTCCCGGAGCGTGAACTTGCGATTTGGGGCTCTCGTATCGGGCATGTCGGCCCTCCGTGTTGATCGGCTCTAACTCAAGCTCAACCTCCAACCCTTCTCAACCTGTTGGGAAAGGTCGACGACCAGTTGCCGGTCGTCAGGCGCCAGAGCCAGCCTGAAATAGCTGAGCGGGCGCGGCGCGGGGCCTGCGTAGTTGGTTCCGTCGGCGCGGAACTTGCTGCCGTGACAAGGACAGTGAAACTCGATGGTCTGAGAAACTCCCCGTCCCACATTGACGATCTGCACCGTGCATCCCAGATGGGTGCAGGTGGCCCCGATGCAGTAGAAGGCCTGGTCCTCGCGGAAGACGAAGACGTTCTGATCGGCGATGAAGGTAGGTCCCTGGGTGAACTGTTCAGGCTGCCCCGCCTTGAAGCGGAGGGGCTTTTCGTAAAGCGCGTCGGGGACCAGGGCCCGGGCCGACATGATGACGGGGATGCCTAGCGAAGCTCCCACCATGCCGGCTCCCAGCTTGCTGAACAGTTGGCGGCGCTTGATGGGTCGGCCTTTCTCTTGGTCTTCATTGCGGCTCATAGTAGAGAACCTCCATCGTCATGGCGTCGGTGGGACAGCGGATGGCGCACAGTCCGCAGCGGATGCAGATGTCGTCGTCCTTCAGCATGGCCGATGCCGCCTGGCCTTCGTCCACCTGGCCGGCCCGGCGGGCCTCCTCGATCTGCTCGGGTGGCATATCCAGTTCTTCCAGCGGGACCAGTTTGAGGCAGTCTACCGGGCAGATATCGACGCATCGGTTGCAGAGAACGCACTTGACCGGGTCGTAGATGGTCTGGACGTGGCAGTGGAGGCAGCGTTCCCCTTGAAGGCGCGCCTCCTCCTCGGCGTAGCCGGTCTCCACCTCGCTGACGCCGCTGCGACGGTCGAGGTCGGTGGTCGGCGGCGGCCTGCGGCCGATCTGTTCGTAGCCTGGAGTGCGCTGGAAGCGCCGCGTAGGGATCTTTTCGAAGCGGAATACGAAGGAGGGCTGAGCGGCCTGCAAGTCCGAGTCGAGAAAAGCGTCGATGCTTGCCGCGGCCTGCTTTCCGTTGGCCACCGCTTCGATCAGGTTGCGGGGCCCGAAGGCCGCGTCGCCCCCTGCGAAAACGTCCGGCGCGCTGGTGGCCAGGGTTTCGGGATCGACCTTGATGGCGCCCGAGGGCGTCAGCTCCACTCCATCCTGAGGACGCAGGAAGCCGACGTCCACCTGCTGTCCGATGGCCTGGATGACCAGATCGGCTTCAGCCTCGTCATGGATCGAGTCGTCCATCACGGGGGCGAAGCGGCCCTCCTCGTCGTAAGTGCGCTTGACGCCGATCATCTGGACCCGTTCGACGCGCTTCTCCCCTTGGAAGCGGGTCACGCTGCGCTGGGGCAGGTATCGGATGCCTTCGCGCAGCGCTTCTTCGAATTCTTCCCGTCCCTGCTCGCTGCGGGTGACGGGCATTTCCTCATAGCTCTCCAGGCTGGCCAGGGTGACTTCGGCTCCGGCGCGCGCTGCCAGGCGGGCGGCGTCCAGAGCGGTTTTAATGTCTCCTCCCTCCGCGCCTGCCTCCGGCTCTTCTCCGGCTCCTGCCCGCAAGGCCATGCGGGCGGCGTCGAAGGCCACGAACCCGCCGCCGACCACCAGGACTTTCTTGGCCCTGGGGATACGGAAGCCGTTGTTGATGTTGAGCAGGTAGTCGACAGCCCGCACCACCCCGTCCAACTCGCTGCCGGGACAGTCCAGCAGGCGCCCCTTTTGAGCGCCGACCGAGATGAAGAAGGCCTCAAATCCCTGTGCCTTGAGTTGCGCCAGACCCATTTCCTCAGTCAGAGGCGTGTTGTAGCGGATTTCAACTCCCATCTCTTCGATGGCGCCGATTTCGCGGTCGAGCAGGGTACTGGGGAGCCGGAACTCGGGAATTCCGTGGAAGGCCATGCCTCCGGCTCGCTGAGAGGCCTCGAAGATGGTCACTTGATGTCCCATCACCGCCAGGTCGTGGGCGCAGGAAAGACCGGCAGGACCGGCCCCGATGACGGCCACTCTCCGGCCCGAGGGCGCGGGGGCGGGGGCTTCCGGCAGGTGTCCGGGCCAGCGGTTGCCTTCCGGCAAACGGCCTTGGAACAACTCCTTGAATGTCCCTGAATGGGGCGACTCCACTCCGAAGCGCTCGGTTACGAAGCGCTTGAGGGCACGGATGGTGAGGGGAGCATCCACGGTTTTTCGGCGGCAGAAGTCCTCGCAAGGAGCGGCGCAGATGCGTCCGCACACCGAGGCCATGGGATTGGGCGAGCGGGCCGTCAAGTAGGCCTTGCGGTCATTGCCCTCGGCGATCAGTTGGACATAGCGGCCGCAATCCGTCTTGACGGGGCAGGCCATCTGACAAGGCACGCGGCCCAGCCAATAGTCAACACTTGGAAGCCTTGCATGGACCATCGAGGTTCAAGCGAAGCAACGCGTGTGCCAGCCTCGCTTGCCTGCTGAGAGAGCGCTTTGCGTCTGGGGCGCCCCGCTCGGGACCGGCCCTTCCGCCACTGTCGCTGGTGGCATGTGCGATTGGCCGCTGCTGCGCCAAATGCCTGAGAGGTGGGGTCTAAGCCCCATCTGGTTTATGCCGGCCAACCGCCTGCGGGTCCTTTCCTCTTCTCTCGTGTACCATCGAAGGATGCGCTACGACGCCGTGATTGTGGGTGCGAGCGTGGCGGGGGCGGCTGCCGCCGCCTTGCTGGCCAGGCAAGGCTTGCGCATCGCCCTGCTCGACAAGGCCCGCTTTCCCCGCGACAAGGTGTGCGGTGAAGGACTGATGCCGGCCGGCGTGGGCATCCTGCGTGAGATGGGAGTCTTGGCGCGCCTCACCTGCGGACAGTCATTCCAGGGCATACGCTTTATCGAAGCCGAGAGCGGGGCCACAGTCGAGCTGGATTTTTCCCTCATCTCGCCGGATCTGCGGGGCCGCGCGTTTCCCCGCCTGGCGCTGGACGGCGCGCTGGCTGAATTCGCCGCCGAGAGTCCCGGCGTGGAGTGGATGCAGGAGACCCAGGCCGACTCGGTGCGGGTGAATCGATCAGGTGTGGAGGTGTGCATCCGCCGCCGCGGCGGACGCCGCACCATCCAAGGACGCCTGCTTATCGGCGCCAACGGAATCCGTTCCCGCCTGCCCCGCCGCTTCGCCATCAAGCGACATATCGCCCGCCATCGCCGCTTCGCCTTGCGGGCCCGCTTCGACCGCTACCGGGGCGATACCACCATGGTGGACGTCCACTGCCATCGCGCGGGCGAAGCCTACGTGGCTCCCCAGCCCCAGGGCGGAGCGCTGGTCACCATGCTGCTGCATCATCGCGGGAGTCCTCTGGGAGGCGCCAAGCCCCAGTCCTTCCTGCGGTTGCTGGACGGTTTCCCCCGTTTGCAGGCTGAACTCGAAGGCTCGCGGACGCCTTCACAGGTGCAGGCCGCCGCCCCCCTGGGCCAGCGCCTGGAGCGCTGTCATGGGCGCCGTTTGCTGCTCCTGGGAGATGCGGCCGGGGCCGTCGATCCGGTGACCGGACAGGGTATGAGCATCGCTCTCAAAGACGCCCGCCTGGCCGCCGACCTGCTGGCCCGGAGGCTGCCGGAGGGACGCCTCGATGAGGCCGACCTGAGCGATTTCAGCCGCCGTCGAAACGAGTACTTTCTGCCTGCCTACCGGATGGCCGAAGACCTCATTTCGGCGCTGCGCCATCCTTTCCTGGCCCGCCGCACCCTGCGCTCCCTGAACCGCAATCTGGATCTGCGCCGCAAGATTCTGGCCCAAGCCGCCCAGGACGGCCCCCCGGCGGCGCTGGCATGGACCGACAAGCTGCGCCTGGTCATGGGCTTCTAGGGCCACTAGGTGGCCAACAAGTTCACACCAATCAAGTTTCAGCAACCGCCCTGGAGGCCTAATTGCTCTCGGCGGTATGCGGCCGCTCGCTATATCTAACGAGGCAGCAGCCCCGCCTCCTTCATTCGCCGGGGGCGCCGGTGATACACTCGGGGGCCATGGAAAAGGACGTCATCGTCAGTGTCGAGAGTCCTCAGGCGGGCCCTGAGGCGGCCCGTCGCCACTGCAGTTGGCTGGAGGAGGGAAAGATCGTCTTCTTTCCCCGTACTCCGTTCGAATTCCCAGACTCGGACCGCCAGTTCCTGCTGCAACAGAAGCAGACCTCGGCCCAGTTTCACAAGAACATCGCTTACCGTCCCCTGAGCGACAAGGTCACGGGAGCGGCCGGGTTGTCGGCGGACGATTCCCGCCGCCTGCACCAGATCATGCGGCGCTATTCCAACAGCGTGCAGCAGTTCCTGGGCGGTTTCCTGGCGCCCTATGCCGGGCACTGGAGGCTCGATTACGCCAGCTTCCGCCCCTTTCAGGAAAAGGGACGCAACCTGCGCCGGCGGGCCCGCAACGACTTGCTCCACCTCGACAACTTTCCCACCCGCCCCACTAACGGCGACTTGATCTTGCGCTTTTTCACCAACATCAATCCGCAGGAGTCACGCCGCTGGATCACCACCAGTTCCTACCAGGAGTTGGTTGAACGCTTCACTTCCCGCGGCGGACTCGACTACCCCTCGCCCCTGGAGGGCTGGACCCGGCTTCGCTACTCGTTGCTCAAGGCCGGCAAGGCGGTTGGCCTGCCCGTGGCGGCGCGTCCCCCTTATGACGACTTCATGCTGCGCCTGCACCATGCCATGAAGGAAGACCGCGAGTTTCAGGACACCACGCCCAAGATCCACCTGGAGTTCCCGCCCGGCTCCTGCTGGATGGTTTTTACCGACCGGGTGGCCCACGCCGCCCTCTCCGGTCAGTATGCGCTGGAGCAAACCTTCATGGTGGCCCGCAAGTCGCTGGTCGATCCGGCTCAGGCTCCCCTTGAAATCTTGCAGAGAGTGAGTGGCCGCGCTCCCTTGAGCGCCTGAGGGGGCGGGTCTTCAAACGGCCTGACTGTCGTGACGGGGGAGCAGAGAAGTCACTTTTTCGAGCAGGTCGGAGGGTGCGAAAGGCTTCTGAATGAAATCGTCGATGGGAAGATCGTGCTCGCGCATCAGATCGCGTCCCGTGTAGCCCGACATAAACAAGGTGAGGATGCCGGAGCGTTGAGCTTGCAGCCGGTGAGAGAGTTCGCGGCCGCTCATTTCGGGCATGACCACATCGGTCAGCAGCAAGTCGATGACTCCCCCGTAGGCTTCGGCCATGAGCAGGGCGTGGGAGCCGTTGCGGGCTTCCAGCACCCGCAAGCCGTTCTCGCGCAGCACCTCCGCGATCAATTCCCGAATGCCCTCCTCGTCCTCCACCAGCAGGACGGTTGCTCGAGTGGAGTCGTCCCTGGCCTGAGGCCTCACTCTGCCCAGCGCCGGCTGGTCGGTCACCTGGGGGAAATAGATGCTGAAGCA
The DNA window shown above is from Acidobacteriota bacterium and carries:
- the nosD gene encoding nitrous oxide reductase family maturation protein NosD produces the protein MKTLLTMTLALFTTLATGGTSVQPVEVGPSGEFTSIQEAIEAAAPGQVISVLPGEYRENLIVDKPVTLLGGGQAHLRGQGSGDVVLVLADGVRIEGFTISGSGNNMMVSDAGVRVKGRQAEVIGNHILDNLFGIYLDGCRRALIEGNRIRGRAHKPLGQRGAGVHLYDAYHNLLRRNDVRQVRDGVYFDHADFNTVEDNEFADLRYGVHYMYCSDNTFSRNVFRDSIAGVAVMYTERVRFNHNLIVNNRRGYNAFGLLLKECIDSVAESNLIVNNGRGIFLDSSHRNVFRRNLVAYNDIGLVLYASSLENRFTLNDFIDNSSTLHTVGRAKADWSPQGQGNYYSDYRGYDLDDDGVGDVPHRLQDAFEYLQGSRPLLRLYLSSAAAETLAAAERSFPLVPSSQQFDDAPRLKPVSGVESMPALAQLSRRSWPAGVAAALGSLLAGCLACWRLRR
- the nosZ gene encoding Sec-dependent nitrous-oxide reductase — protein: MFGKTLGVPRWGWTLIVVAALALGFFACQGGEPQRRGAATGSAADAATAAYVPPGDLDQHYLFYSGGHSGNVYVAGIPSMRHISTIPVFAPYPATGYGFDDESREMLGDFTWGDVHHPSLSKTEGVYDGRWLFVNDNANARLARIDLRDFKTKQIYGPIANLSGNHGSAFVTANTEMILFASRFGIPIPKGTYATIEGYATDYKGLVGAVKVDPDSGEMSMGFQIVTPPFDWDLGSTGRGPSAEWALWTCYNSERAIGELEKTASANDRDYAIAVNWKLAAQAVADGKGQKIGGVDVLDPAENPGIAYLIPVAKSPHGVDFGPDGTFFVTSGKLEAITTVFSFDKMLQAIQDRDFSGDEDGIPVLTYESVMEREVQIGLGPLHTQFDNRGNAYTSLFIDSAVAKWDPQTGEVLDTIPVSYNIGHLLVPGGDSMQPSGDYLIALNKLSHGRHLNVGPSQPESSQLIDISGESMRLLYDAFTEPEPHYAQACPRELLNPIEVYPQAENDDPMAIFDIADAGVTRSGNRVDVKMAAVRSTMHPTSFEVRRGDEVSIHITNIEQTTDELHGLGINGYNINIVVDPGETKHVTFIADKPGVFAYYCTNFCSALHQEMQGYMLVR
- a CDS encoding c-type cytochrome — protein: MFSKDRPLLWAFSFLSLLVCLWVIWDQAAPPYQAYQQEFRALIEERFGPERAAATPMGLQQVWLEEARRVDRCTSCHLGVTWEGLGNAPQPFSSHPPGYLDKHPVEDFGCTLCHGGQGFATRLPDAHGWVAHWEDPLLDSQLGKDYRMQDEWTFTQIKCNTCHRYDKQTEGAEQINKGKRLIRDKGCRACHVINERGGSIGPDLTFVGDKSPEHYDYSRLTTIPSFFSWQVAHLQKPKSYSPDTVMPDFGFNSEEARSIGLLLMSWKDVELPLEMYPGGVIRDIPTEEELERERMMMEGEGRFFVENTCFICHDVSSLGVESATKIGPDLALAVEDAPRRFGRTLESFLLNPTGTMQVVLSKQIELSREERLEAVRLLEIAYERYQAQQAESQEEN
- a CDS encoding cytochrome b N-terminal domain-containing protein: MPDTRAPNRKFTLRDLTWTWTPRSAREAGDAVVRNFYLHWFPSKVNKRSAATTYSFWLGTVSAFLFLLLTLTGVVLMFLYVPSVERAYGSVKDLEYAVSFGAFLRAVHRIAAHLMVAVVFLHMVRVFLTSAYKNGVMANQNRPLNWYLGLVLLLLTLLLSFTGYLLPWDQLAYWAITVGTNIARAVPLIGEELRFLLLGGHEINQNTLIRFYVLHCVFLPLILTLIFVWHMWRIHKDGGLASHDQTALQEKAEPAEPSPNKTYTLMGVSGGTTATVQSALVREDRHQVQTVPGLVRRLLAVGLLTMFVAGVLAVWLGAPLEEAANPQVTPNPAKAPWYFLWLQELVTITTVRIGAWTLNGALVGGVLIPGLLLLWAFLVPSLDRSGPSTVAVWFHSRRRLANTIFLLICLALVVLTVVATFMRGPFWDFYWPWQQWPSHPSRL
- a CDS encoding Rieske (2Fe-2S) protein, whose product is MSRNEDQEKGRPIKRRQLFSKLGAGMVGASLGIPVIMSARALVPDALYEKPLRFKAGQPEQFTQGPTFIADQNVFVFREDQAFYCIGATCTHLGCTVQIVNVGRGVSQTIEFHCPCHGSKFRADGTNYAGPAPRPLSYFRLALAPDDRQLVVDLSQQVEKGWRLSLS
- a CDS encoding FAD-dependent oxidoreductase, which translates into the protein MPCQMACPVKTDCGRYVQLIAEGNDRKAYLTARSPNPMASVCGRICAAPCEDFCRRKTVDAPLTIRALKRFVTERFGVESPHSGTFKELFQGRLPEGNRWPGHLPEAPAPAPSGRRVAVIGAGPAGLSCAHDLAVMGHQVTIFEASQRAGGMAFHGIPEFRLPSTLLDREIGAIEEMGVEIRYNTPLTEEMGLAQLKAQGFEAFFISVGAQKGRLLDCPGSELDGVVRAVDYLLNINNGFRIPRAKKVLVVGGGFVAFDAARMALRAGAGEEPEAGAEGGDIKTALDAARLAARAGAEVTLASLESYEEMPVTRSEQGREEFEEALREGIRYLPQRSVTRFQGEKRVERVQMIGVKRTYDEEGRFAPVMDDSIHDEAEADLVIQAIGQQVDVGFLRPQDGVELTPSGAIKVDPETLATSAPDVFAGGDAAFGPRNLIEAVANGKQAAASIDAFLDSDLQAAQPSFVFRFEKIPTRRFQRTPGYEQIGRRPPPTTDLDRRSGVSEVETGYAEEEARLQGERCLHCHVQTIYDPVKCVLCNRCVDICPVDCLKLVPLEELDMPPEQIEEARRAGQVDEGQAASAMLKDDDICIRCGLCAIRCPTDAMTMEVLYYEPQ